In Paenarthrobacter sp. GOM3, a single window of DNA contains:
- a CDS encoding sirohydrochlorin chelatase, whose protein sequence is MDGFFLGTALNRCWLNVTLAPMNSPVLIACAHGTRNAEGQAAIRQVMADIEALRPGLQVVEAYVDVQEPELGGVVEGLPEGTAAVVVPLLLSTGFHIKVDVPKAIKPRPEVVAARPLGPDSRLAELLAAHLRAAGLTDNDGVLLAAAGSSLPDGSVDSEEQARLLAELLPNKVRVAYGASAKPTVPDGVASLRAELAAEGGTGRVFIASYLLATGYFHDQLAKAGADVVAAPLLPSRVLAEIALERYDAVLAS, encoded by the coding sequence GTGGACGGTTTCTTTCTGGGTACGGCTCTCAACAGATGCTGGCTCAACGTTACGCTAGCTCCCATGAACAGCCCCGTTTTGATCGCGTGCGCCCACGGAACCCGCAACGCCGAAGGCCAGGCAGCAATCCGCCAGGTCATGGCCGACATTGAAGCCCTTCGCCCCGGTTTGCAGGTAGTGGAGGCCTACGTTGACGTGCAGGAACCTGAGTTGGGCGGAGTGGTGGAGGGCCTGCCTGAGGGGACTGCCGCCGTCGTCGTACCGCTTTTGCTGTCCACCGGCTTCCATATCAAAGTGGACGTACCCAAGGCGATCAAGCCCCGGCCCGAAGTGGTTGCCGCCAGGCCGCTCGGTCCGGACTCCCGGCTCGCCGAGTTGCTTGCCGCGCATCTGCGCGCAGCCGGGCTGACGGATAACGACGGCGTGCTGTTGGCTGCCGCTGGCTCCTCGCTTCCGGACGGCTCGGTGGACTCGGAAGAGCAGGCGCGCCTGCTCGCTGAACTGCTCCCCAACAAGGTTCGGGTCGCCTATGGTGCCAGCGCCAAGCCCACAGTGCCCGACGGCGTCGCCTCCTTGCGCGCGGAACTCGCCGCCGAGGGTGGGACAGGCCGGGTATTCATCGCGTCGTACCTCCTGGCGACCGGCTATTTCCATGATCAGCTGGCCAAGGCTGGAGCTGACGTTGTTGCGGCTCCGCTGCTGCCGTCACGGGTGCTCGCCGAGATCGCGCTGGAGCGCTACGACGCGGTGCTGGCTAGCTAA
- a CDS encoding trimeric intracellular cation channel family protein: MISIDIVLLWLDLVGVFFFAVSGSLLAARKQFDIVGSVLLASIVALGGGVIRDIIINAGPPIAFTNPAYLVPPLLAAMLVYFLFSSVQRFTSLLTLFDAGGLALFCITGTLKALTAGVNPVAAILLGVTTAVGGGLLRDITANEIPTLFNARDLYALPAFVGAGLTTLLWHLGLFTGLFACVVAAVVFAFRVTAWRRSWHVPLAVRGWHRPGRGTGAISGARD; the protein is encoded by the coding sequence TTGATTTCCATCGACATCGTCCTTCTGTGGCTTGACCTGGTCGGCGTGTTTTTCTTCGCGGTCTCCGGGTCACTGCTGGCGGCCCGCAAACAGTTCGACATTGTGGGTTCCGTGCTCCTGGCCTCGATTGTGGCGCTGGGCGGCGGCGTGATCCGCGACATCATCATTAACGCCGGTCCCCCGATCGCTTTCACCAACCCCGCCTATTTGGTCCCGCCCCTGCTGGCGGCGATGCTGGTGTACTTCCTGTTCTCGTCGGTTCAGCGCTTCACCTCCCTTTTAACATTGTTCGACGCCGGCGGCTTGGCGCTCTTCTGCATCACCGGGACGCTGAAGGCGTTGACTGCGGGCGTAAATCCGGTTGCCGCGATCTTGTTGGGTGTGACGACTGCCGTGGGTGGCGGACTGCTCCGCGACATTACGGCGAATGAGATTCCCACACTCTTCAATGCCCGCGACCTCTATGCCCTTCCGGCCTTTGTTGGCGCTGGCTTGACCACGTTGCTGTGGCACCTGGGGCTGTTCACCGGGCTCTTTGCCTGCGTTGTCGCCGCCGTCGTATTCGCTTTCCGCGTCACGGCGTGGCGACGCAGCTGGCACGTACCACTCGCGGTCCGTGGCTGGCACCGGCCCGGCCGCGGAACGGGCGCAATTTCGGGTGCCCGGGATTAG
- a CDS encoding polyprenyl synthetase family protein, which yields MTNSAEHSWTHAGHGLPDSNEPSLNTTAIATGLQLPAGFAAIAGDAELGPAITNNLARVEKKLREAISNSDPLADATSRHLVEAGGKRIRPLLTLLCAHLGDASRPEVVQAAVVVELTHLATLYHDDVMDSAPFRRGAPTAHEVWGNSVAILTGDLIFARASILVSELGSRALGIQARTFERLCLGQLHETVGPREDEDPVEHYLSVIADKTGSLVAASGQLGAIFAGADESFEDLLVEYGEKVGVAFQLADDVIDVTGVKVKSGKSPGTDLREGVPTLPVLLLRRDAAAGDSSAAELLTLIDGDLSSDAALAEAVAGLREHPVTNESWKIARQWSAEAVAALAPLPEGVVKASLTNFAHAVVDRSS from the coding sequence GTGACGAACTCTGCCGAACATAGTTGGACGCATGCCGGGCACGGCCTGCCAGACTCCAACGAGCCTTCCCTGAACACCACAGCGATTGCAACGGGACTCCAGCTTCCCGCCGGATTCGCTGCCATCGCAGGGGACGCCGAACTCGGCCCCGCCATTACCAACAATCTTGCCCGGGTGGAGAAGAAGCTTCGCGAAGCCATCTCCAACTCGGATCCCTTGGCTGACGCGACGTCGCGCCACCTGGTGGAAGCCGGTGGCAAGCGCATCCGTCCGCTCCTCACACTGCTGTGCGCCCACCTCGGCGATGCTTCGCGCCCCGAGGTCGTGCAGGCTGCCGTGGTGGTTGAGCTTACGCACCTGGCCACGCTCTACCACGACGATGTGATGGACTCAGCTCCGTTCCGCCGCGGGGCTCCCACGGCCCACGAAGTATGGGGCAATTCGGTGGCCATCCTCACCGGTGACCTCATCTTCGCGCGTGCCTCCATTCTCGTCTCCGAACTTGGTTCGCGTGCGCTGGGAATCCAGGCCCGGACTTTCGAACGCCTCTGCCTGGGCCAATTGCACGAAACCGTGGGTCCGCGCGAGGACGAAGATCCCGTGGAGCACTACCTTTCCGTCATCGCGGACAAGACCGGATCGCTGGTTGCAGCGTCCGGGCAGCTTGGGGCGATCTTTGCCGGTGCCGATGAGTCCTTCGAGGACTTGCTGGTTGAGTACGGTGAAAAGGTTGGCGTGGCTTTCCAGTTGGCCGACGACGTCATCGACGTCACGGGAGTGAAGGTCAAGTCCGGCAAGTCCCCTGGTACCGACCTGCGTGAAGGCGTTCCCACGCTGCCTGTACTTTTGTTGCGCCGCGATGCCGCAGCGGGGGACTCGTCTGCCGCCGAACTCCTCACACTGATCGACGGCGACCTGTCCTCGGACGCAGCACTCGCTGAGGCCGTGGCCGGCCTGCGTGAACACCCCGTCACCAACGAGTCGTGGAAAATCGCGCGCCAATGGTCCGCCGAGGCAGTCGCTGCACTCGCGCCGCTGCCGGAAGGCGTGGTGAAGGCGTCGTTGACCAACTTCGCCCACGCTGTGGTGGACCGCAGCAGCTAA